From the Oryza glaberrima chromosome 5, OglaRS2, whole genome shotgun sequence genome, one window contains:
- the LOC127773435 gene encoding protein G1-like9: MEPSPDAPRAGAAEEQPGPSSSASAPAPAASSNEEEGRHQSQAQQQVQEAQPQPLAQQAPAAAGLSRYESQKRRDWNTFLQYLRNHKPPLTLPRCSGAHVIEFLKYLDQFGKTKVHADGCAYFGEPNPPAPCACPLRQAWGSLDALIGRLRAAYEESGGRPESNPFAARAVRIYLREVREAQAKARGIPYEKKRKRGAAAAAAAPPVVVAPPPVVTAPDDATGTSGGAGEDDDDDEATHSGEQQDTTPAASPTTPPATSVGTTTAAATAAAAKGSAAKGSATSS; this comes from the coding sequence ATGGAGCCTTCCCCCGACGCGCCACGCGCCGGGGCAGCGGAAGAGCAGCCTGGTccgtcctcctcggcgtcggcgccggcgcccgcggcgtCGTCGAACGAAGAAGAAGGGAGACATCAGTCGCAGGCGCAGCAGCAGGTGCAAGAagcgcagccgcagccgctggCGCagcaggcgccggcggcggcggggctgagCAGGTACGAGTCGCAGAAGCGGCGGGACTGGAACACGTTCCTGCAGTACCTGCGGAACCACAAGCCGCCGCTGACGCTGCCGCGGTGCAGCGGCGCGCACGTCATCGAGTTCCTCAAGTACCTGGACCAGTTCGGGAAGACCAAGGTGCACGCCGACGGGTGCGCCTACTTCGGCGAGCCCaacccgccggcgccgtgcgCCTGCCCGCTCCGCCAGGCGTGGGGCAGCCTCGACGCGCTCatcggccgcctccgcgccgcctacGAGGAGTCCGGCGGCCGCCCGGAGTCCAACCccttcgccgcccgcgccgtccgCATCTACCTCCGCGAGGTCCGCGAGGCGCAGGCCAAGGCGCGGGGGATCCCCTACGAGAAGAAGCGCaagcgtggcgccgccgccgccgccgctgcccctcccgtcgtcgtcgcgccgcccccCGTCGTCACCGCGCCCGACGACGCCACCGGGACGTCgggaggcgccggcgaggacgacgacgacgacgaggccacCCACTCCGGCGAGCAGCAGGACACCACGCCGGCGGCCTCTCCTACTACTCCTCCGGCAACAAGTGTCGGTACtaccaccgcggcggcgacggcggcggcggcgaagggaagTGCGGCGAAAGGATCGGCGACGAGTTCGTGA
- the LOC127773436 gene encoding transcription initiation factor TFIID subunit 7-like — protein MEEQFILRVPPSVAERIERLMNESAAASSSSNPEDASLDLSFSEDGRNGTFMIGNESFPASLLDLPTVVESYKTYDDSVLIKTADIGQMIMVREEEDPAPEGVEYKHGLTPPMRDARRRRFRREPDLNAELVHRVEKDLISIMHGVSINQNASAILRAGEGGDRKKAGPAPATKPNVKQPAANGEEAEAERSDSDESVDP, from the exons ATGGAGGAGCAGTTCATCCTCCGGGTTCCCCCCTCCGTCGCGGAGCGGATCGAGCGCCTCATGAacgaatccgccgccgcctcctcctcttccaacCCCGAAGACGCGTCCCTCGACCTCTCCTTCTCAG AGGATGGAAGAAATGGCACATTTATGATTGGGAATGAAAGCTTTCCTGCATCACTCTTGGATCTCCCAACTGTTGTGGAGTCATACAAGACATATGATGATTCAGTGCTAATTAAAACAGCTGATATTGGTCAG ATGATTATGgtaagagaagaagaagatcctGCTCCAGAAGGAGTTGAATACAAGCATGGTCTTACTCCTCCAATGAGGGACGCACGCAGGCGGCGTTTCCGCAGGGAGCCTGATTTGAAT GCTGAACTTGTTCACCGAGTTGAGAAGGATCTCATTAGTATTATGCATGGGGTATCTATCA ACCAGAATGCCAGTGCAATTCTAAGGGCAGGAGAAGGTGGCGATCGTAAGAAAGCGGGACCAGCTCCAGCAACCAAACCTAATGTCAAACAACCTGCTGCAAATGGCGAAGAAGCTGAGGCAGAGAGGAGTGACTCTGATGAGTCCGTTGACCCGTAG